One segment of Larimichthys crocea isolate SSNF unplaced genomic scaffold, L_crocea_2.0 scaffold674, whole genome shotgun sequence DNA contains the following:
- the LOC113745355 gene encoding gastrula zinc finger protein XlCGF9.1-like — translation MKANFESAPEKVNTDKNPKEEEKTFKCSECSKMFRRKPELIRHQRIHTGEKPFSCDVCGKAFTRSSTRNIHMRVHTGEKPYLCKNCGKSFATRKHLRLCTVTKKSKTKFFHCTPCGKFFHTETDLNVHMQVHESWRRHMSEKLQEQE, via the coding sequence ATGAAGGCAAATTTTGAAAGCGCACCAGAAAAGGTGAACACAGACAAGAATcccaaagaggaggagaagacctTTAAATGCTCCGAGTGCAGCAAGATGTTTAGGCGGAAGCCCGAGCTCATTCGGCACCAGAGAATTCACACCGGCGAAAAACCCTTCAGCTGTGATGTATGCGGCAAGGCATTCACTCGGAGTTCCACTCGAAATATTCACATGAGAGTGCACACTGGAGAGAAACCGTATCTTTGCAAGAATTGTGGCAAGAGTTTTGCTACTAGGAAACATCTGAGATTGTGCACGGTGACGAAGAAGAGCAAAACGAAGTTTTTTCACTGCACGCCGTGCGGCAAATTCTTTCACACGGAGACAGACCTGAACGTGCACATGCAGGTTCACGAGTCGTGGAGACGACACATGAGCGAGAAACTGCAAGAACAGGAGTGA